Proteins from one Podospora pseudocomata strain CBS 415.72m chromosome 4, whole genome shotgun sequence genomic window:
- a CDS encoding hypothetical protein (EggNog:ENOG503P05H; COG:E), protein MSTFTALNGGSPRPAEAVNGTADAERGPGQSAPADPRPAAAESSTTSQRHDRLPFPGQSSLSSASGQEGSHKRKRSNSESPTRERQPSPASRRERSERTDQAEAIERAGRSERGDRPELYGAQRVRSETRDGYSTPRRESYRGYGDERRDERREDADHWHSREAREERNSSYEGPYSAGPVSAVSDDQPGDRHRRATSQGDSADYGDQSPDGDDRGMYSGQYTPEQRRDGVIQSDPKKRKRNFSNRTKTGCLTCRKRKKKCDETKPECNNCIRGGFVCAGYPPQRGTWQKPEAKPAQVTIESKDPNYVPPGAYGMPQQPPYPREPLPGPPSKRDSIAYNRVQPTLRITPPQGRPLQSDDDRLTASTLPSSVLSPDNKLSALSSAYTSSASAMFPTPISAVTNSALSDRAPKEYQRVPPLHDLTRTDPEQQQQQQQQQQQQQQSQQSQPPPSASAPPPPPPPPPQSTTVAHPPYSFHTGRTATPPTAQAAPPAPPPSSSVGGSSGGPQATAQLALSHTQFPSDRPRREKEEMLNGRQYYPFDKELVLERERCNAACWRFNNSTNPNIGVSPAERARLFRDILHPREGVHLSPTLMSPVTHTGRVGDNTAVEAPFNCDYGYNIQIGNNVSIGRNCLINDVCEVRIGSNVIISPNVCIYTGTCSTDPRRRAGNSGTQYGKPVVIEDDVWIAANVVILPGVRIGRGSTVGAGSVVTRDVATYSIYMGLKAGHRRGIAFV, encoded by the exons ATGTCGACATTTACAGCCCTCAATGGGGGCTCACCAAGGCCTGCCGAGGCCGTGAACGGGACGGCCGACGCGGAACGAGGACCCGGCCAATCGGCACCCGCAGATCCCAGGCCTGCCGCCGCTGAgagctccaccaccagccaaagACACGACAGGCTCCCTTTTCCAGGGCAATCGTCTCTCTCGTCAGCATCAGGACAGGAGGGATCGCACAAGAGGAAGCGCTCAAACTCGGAGTCTCCAACCAGGGAACGCCAGCCGTCTCCTGCCTCGAGAAGGGAGAGGTCCGAACGGACAGACCAGGCAGAAGCCATCGAGCGGGCCGGCAGATCAGAACGGGGAGATCGTCCTGAGCTGTATGGCGCTCAACGGGTCCGTTCGGAAACTCGCGACGGTTATAGCACCCCGCGGAGGGAGAGTTATCGGGGTTACGGCGACGAGAGAAGGGACGAGAGACGGGAGGATGCCGATCACTGGCATTCACGAGAGGCGAGAGAAGAGCGCAACTCCAGCTACGAGGGCCCTTACTCGGCAGGACCGGTATCGGCCGTCTCTGACGACCAACCCGGCGATAGGCACCGGAGAGCCACGAGCCAGGGAGACAGCGCCGACTATGGGGACCAGAGCCCGGACGGAGACGACCGAGGTATGTACTCGGGCCAGTACACGCCGGAGCAGCGCAGAGATGGGGTCATCCAGTCAGATCCCAAGAAGCGGAAGCGCAATTTCAGCAACCGCACCAAAACAGGCTGTCTGACCTGCAGGAAGCGCAAAAAGAAATGCGACGAGACCAAACCAGAAT GTAACAACTGTATCCGCGGCGGGTTTGTTTGTGCGGGATATCCCCCGCAGAGGGGAACATGGCAGAAGCCCGAGGCCAAACCGGCCCAAGTCACCATTGAATCGAAGGACCCCAACTACGTCCCACCAGGTGCCTACGGGATgcctcagcaaccaccaTACCCCCGGGAGCCGCTTCCGGGTCCGCCGTCCAAACGCGACTCGATTGCTTATAACCGCGTCCAGCCCACGCTCCGGATCACACCCCCTCAGGGTCGCCCATTACAGTCTGACGACGATAGACTGACCGCATCGACACTTCCAAGCTCCGTGCTGAGCCCTGACAACAAGCTGTCTGCTCTTTCTTCTGCCTACACTTCGTCAGCCTCAGCCATGTTTCCCACGCCCATCAGCGCCGTCACCAACTCGGCCCTGTCTGACCGGGCACCCAAGGAATACCAGAGGGTGCCGCCCCTGCATGACCTCACTAGGACCGACcccgagcagcagcagcagcagcagcagcagcaacagcagcagcaacagtctCAGCAGTCGCAGCCTCCGCCATCTGCAtcagcacctcctccgccgcccccccctcccccgcaaaGCACCACTGTTGCTCACCCTCCTTATAGTTTCCACACAGGCAGAACGGCCACCCCGCCCACAGCCCAGGCCGCCCCTCCAGCCCCGCCGCCATCGTCGTCTGTgggtggcagcagcggcgggcCACAAGCCACCGCTCAGCTGGCCCTATCCCACACGCAATTTCCCTCTGACCGTCCCCGTCGCGAAAAGGAAGAGATGCTCAACGGCCGACAATACTACCCCTTTGACAAGGAGCTCGTCCTCGAGCGCGAGCGCTGCAACGCGGCCTGCTGGCGCTTCAACAACTcgaccaaccccaacatTGGCGTCTCCCCAGCCGAGCGCGCCCGCCTGTTCAGAGAcattctccatcctcgcGAAGGCGTGCACCTCTCGCCCACTCTCATGTCCCCCGTCACGCACACGGGTCGGGTGGGCGACAACACGGCTGTCGAGGCGCCCTTCAACTGCGACTATGGGTACAACATTCAGATTGGGAACAATGTCTCGATTGGCAGAAACTGTCTGATCAACGACGTCTGCGAGGTCCGGATCGGGAGCAATGTCATTATCAGCCCGAATGTGTGTATTTACACGGGGACGTGCAGCACCGATCCGCGGAGGCGGGCGGGCAACAGCGGGACGCAGTATGGGAAGCCGGTGGTGATTGAGGATGACGTGTGGATTGCGGCGAATGTGGTGATTTTGCCTGGGGTgaggattgggagggggagcacggtgggggcggggagtgTGGTTACTAGG GACGTGGCGACGTATAGCATTTACATGGGGTTGAAGGCTGGGCATAGGAGGGGGATTGCTTTTGTCTGA